One genomic segment of Alphaproteobacteria bacterium includes these proteins:
- a CDS encoding asparaginase has product MRPSPSETIRVQVEANPVLVTIVRGAAIESRHRGAAAVVDAHGKIVHAWGDVEQAVFPRSAIKPLQAIAVIETGAADAFGLSDAELALTCASHSGEPKHADMVKSWLERIGLGVEHLECGAHPPYYAPAHEAMIRDGRKPTAAHNNCSGKHSGMLSASRHMGEATKGYIKLDHPAQRRWMKTVGELCGVDLGRAPMGIDGCSIPTVAIPIVAMARGMARLASQAGLHAERVAAARRVVAAATGHPDLVAGTGRFNTVVMEGLSGRVLLKGGAEGVYCAAIPSLGFGIALKIDDGAGRAAEVATAAILRHVGAIDDTNWTALADACRPKISNWNHFEVGEIRAANGWLAG; this is encoded by the coding sequence CGCCGCCGTGGTCGACGCGCACGGCAAGATCGTCCACGCCTGGGGCGACGTCGAGCAGGCCGTCTTTCCCCGCTCGGCGATCAAGCCGCTTCAGGCAATCGCGGTCATCGAGACCGGTGCTGCCGACGCTTTCGGGCTCAGTGACGCGGAACTCGCGTTGACATGCGCCTCTCATAGCGGCGAGCCCAAGCATGCCGATATGGTGAAGTCCTGGCTGGAGCGGATCGGACTGGGCGTCGAGCATCTCGAATGCGGCGCACACCCGCCCTATTATGCGCCGGCGCACGAAGCGATGATCCGGGATGGCCGGAAACCGACTGCCGCGCACAACAATTGCTCTGGAAAGCATTCGGGGATGCTTTCCGCCTCGCGCCACATGGGTGAAGCGACGAAGGGCTACATCAAGCTCGATCATCCCGCACAGCGGCGCTGGATGAAAACAGTCGGCGAATTGTGCGGTGTCGATCTCGGCCGCGCACCCATGGGGATCGACGGGTGCAGCATCCCGACCGTGGCCATTCCCATCGTCGCGATGGCGCGCGGCATGGCGAGGCTGGCGAGCCAGGCCGGCCTTCATGCGGAGCGAGTCGCCGCTGCAAGGCGCGTCGTCGCCGCCGCGACCGGGCACCCGGACCTTGTCGCGGGGACCGGTCGCTTCAATACCGTGGTGATGGAGGGGTTGAGCGGACGGGTTCTATTAAAGGGTGGGGCTGAAGGCGTCTATTGCGCGGCGATTCCAAGCCTCGGGTTCGGCATCGCGCTCAAGATAGACGATGGCGCCGGTCGCGCTGCCGAGGTCGCGACGGCAGCAATTCTGCGGCATGTGGGTGCGATCGACGATACGAACTGGACCGCGCTGGCGGATGCCTGTCGGCCCAAGATCAGCAACTGGAACCACTTCGAGGTGGGCGAGATCAGGGCGGCGAACGGCTGGCTCGCCGGTTAG
- a CDS encoding NADPH:quinone oxidoreductase family protein: MKAVLCKAWGDPGSLDFGEVPAPALKPGHIRIAVHGAGINFADTLMIAGKYQEKPDFPFSPGLEVAGVVSEAAPEVTHLKAGDRVMAYTGHGGFAEEAVVPAVQAFVVPKTMDLVTAAGFPVAYGTSHVALAYRANLRPGETLLVNGASSGVGLTAVEIGKVIGATVIATAGSPEKLEVARKAGADHGIDYSREDIRERVKAITEGRGADVIYDPVGGDVFDASLRSIAWDGRLVVIGFASGRIAQAPTNYILIKNCAVIGVLWGASVRRDPALARKSYDELFRWYEEGKLRPLVSRTIPLAEAGEALSLMMARKITGKVVLTTGHT, from the coding sequence ATGAAAGCTGTCCTGTGCAAGGCTTGGGGCGATCCGGGGTCGCTCGATTTCGGGGAGGTCCCGGCACCGGCCCTCAAGCCCGGCCACATCCGCATTGCGGTTCACGGCGCCGGGATCAACTTCGCCGATACGCTCATGATCGCGGGCAAGTACCAGGAAAAGCCGGACTTCCCGTTCAGCCCGGGCTTGGAAGTTGCCGGCGTGGTGAGCGAAGCGGCACCCGAAGTGACGCATCTCAAGGCAGGCGATCGGGTGATGGCCTACACCGGCCACGGCGGCTTTGCCGAAGAAGCGGTTGTACCCGCGGTCCAGGCCTTCGTCGTTCCAAAGACCATGGACCTCGTGACCGCGGCGGGCTTTCCCGTCGCTTACGGCACCTCTCACGTGGCACTCGCCTATCGCGCCAATCTACGGCCCGGCGAAACGCTCCTTGTCAATGGCGCCTCGAGCGGGGTCGGCCTTACCGCCGTCGAGATCGGCAAGGTGATCGGCGCCACGGTGATTGCGACCGCCGGCTCGCCGGAAAAGCTCGAGGTGGCCCGCAAGGCGGGCGCCGATCACGGGATCGACTATTCCCGCGAGGACATCCGGGAACGCGTTAAGGCGATCACGGAGGGCAGGGGTGCGGACGTGATCTACGACCCCGTGGGCGGTGACGTGTTCGATGCCTCCTTGCGTTCGATTGCATGGGATGGCCGGCTCGTCGTGATCGGTTTTGCGTCCGGCCGAATCGCCCAGGCGCCGACCAATTACATCCTCATCAAGAATTGTGCGGTGATCGGGGTGCTTTGGGGTGCGAGCGTGCGCCGCGATCCAGCACTCGCACGCAAGAGCTATGACGAACTCTTCCGCTGGTACGAAGAAGGCAAGCTCAGGCCCCTCGTCTCGCGCACGATCCCGCTCGCAGAAGCGGGCGAAGCCTTGAGCCTCATGATGGCGCGAAAAATCACCGGCAAAGTCGTGCTGACGACAGGCCACACCTGA
- a CDS encoding antibiotic biosynthesis monooxygenase, with amino-acid sequence MHVVVFEVIPNEGRAHEYFDLAKELASELQKIDGFVSVERFESLTERGKYLSLSTWRDEAAIKIWRGHAEHQMAQARGKGGIFKHFRIRVAAVVRDYDFRDERAATHAASER; translated from the coding sequence ATGCATGTGGTCGTGTTCGAGGTGATCCCGAATGAAGGGCGCGCGCACGAATATTTCGACTTGGCGAAGGAGCTCGCATCGGAGCTTCAGAAGATCGACGGCTTCGTCTCGGTCGAACGTTTCGAAAGCCTGACCGAAAGGGGAAAATATCTCTCGCTCTCGACCTGGCGCGACGAGGCCGCGATCAAGATCTGGCGCGGCCACGCCGAGCATCAGATGGCCCAGGCACGCGGCAAGGGCGGCATTTTCAAGCATTTCCGCATCCGTGTTGCAGCAGTCGTGCGCGACTACGATTTTCGCGACGAGCGAGCGGCGACGCATGCGGCTTCAGAGAGATAA
- a CDS encoding DUF1127 domain-containing protein produces the protein MNQISMELSSAAGGREPRGRHGGHEIRVGLVQLSQALAHQIHLWRERARQRRELMSLGEEGLKDIGLGQSEAYHEYAKPFWRR, from the coding sequence ATGAACCAGATCAGCATGGAGCTGTCGAGCGCTGCGGGAGGCCGGGAGCCCCGCGGCAGGCATGGAGGCCACGAGATCCGCGTCGGACTCGTTCAGCTCTCCCAGGCCCTTGCCCATCAAATCCATCTTTGGCGGGAGCGTGCACGCCAGAGGCGGGAACTGATGAGCCTCGGTGAGGAGGGATTGAAGGATATCGGCCTCGGTCAGAGCGAAGCCTATCACGAGTACGCCAAACCCTTCTGGCGCAGATGA
- a CDS encoding transcriptional regulator GcvA, with product MARRLPPLKALPDFEAAARHLSFTKAADELHVTHGAVSRQVKSLEDFLGVQLFRRLNRALRLTDEGQAYLSTVRTLLEGLAEATDRIRKRDEQGGLVVSTTMSFTIKWLVPRLARFRERHPEIDVRVQAEDQVVDFVRDGVDIGIRYGRGEYPGLKSDRLMRDDFVPVCSPALLDGEHPLRQPSDLKYHALLHEMGTQIDWRTWLMAAGVEGVDPSRGPVYSHSSLIIQAAINGEGVALGRTALIMEDLAAGRLVVPFDITLKAEYAYYVVYPPRAIERAKVRAFRDWLLEEAAAEQSLAAVVRA from the coding sequence GTGGCCCGCCGCCTTCCCCCGCTCAAGGCCCTGCCGGACTTCGAGGCCGCGGCCCGGCATCTGAGCTTCACCAAGGCCGCGGACGAGCTGCACGTCACCCATGGCGCCGTAAGCCGACAGGTGAAATCGCTCGAGGACTTTCTCGGTGTACAGCTTTTCCGCCGCCTCAACCGAGCACTTCGGCTGACCGATGAGGGCCAGGCCTACCTCTCGACCGTGCGTACGCTGCTCGAGGGGCTCGCAGAGGCGACCGACAGGATCCGCAAACGCGATGAGCAAGGCGGGCTCGTGGTCAGCACGACAATGTCATTCACGATCAAGTGGCTGGTGCCGCGCCTTGCCCGCTTTCGCGAGCGGCATCCGGAGATCGATGTACGCGTGCAGGCGGAAGACCAGGTCGTCGATTTCGTGCGCGACGGCGTCGATATCGGCATCCGGTATGGCCGCGGTGAATATCCGGGCCTCAAGTCGGACCGCCTCATGAGGGACGATTTCGTGCCTGTCTGCAGCCCGGCACTCCTCGATGGTGAGCATCCGCTGCGCCAGCCGAGCGATCTCAAATATCACGCCTTGCTTCACGAGATGGGGACCCAGATCGATTGGCGCACCTGGCTGATGGCGGCAGGGGTCGAAGGGGTCGATCCGTCGCGCGGACCCGTCTACAGCCATTCAAGCCTGATCATCCAGGCCGCGATCAACGGCGAAGGCGTCGCCCTCGGCCGGACGGCCCTCATCATGGAGGATCTGGCCGCCGGCCGTCTTGTCGTCCCATTCGATATCACGCTCAAGGCCGAGTACGCGTATTACGTCGTCTACCCGCCCCGTGCGATCGAACGCGCCAAAGTCCGCGCCTTTCGCGATTGGCTGCTCGAGGAGGCCGCGGCGGAGCAATCCCTGGCGGCAGTGGTGAGGGCGTAA
- a CDS encoding pyridoxal phosphate-dependent aminotransferase, with protein MNQILTKIFGKAERLAGRIRADISALEPQRISEVSKLALGDPRVIPLWYGESDVTTPEFIREAAKAAIDRGETFYTHKRGIPDLRQALADYMSGLYGRKIDMDRVTITAAGMNAIMVLMELVVEKGDNVVTVSPAWPNGSATVHIMGAELRQVVLDQEQGRWKLDLNKLLDAADQDTRMFFINSPNNPTGWMMTREEQKALLDFCRERNIWILADEVYHRLVYNSNTAPSFLEIAEPGDPVFIANTFSKAWAMTGWRMGWITAPAPLGDIIGELVGYNTSGVPTFLQPAAATALRKGEPFVKEMVARCRAGRDIVADHLAEIPRVRFIPPDAAFYAFFEVADMSDSLAMAQRLVREAGVGLAPGSAFGAGGEGHLRLCFAQAPSLLEEAMARIKKVLR; from the coding sequence TTGAACCAGATTCTGACCAAAATCTTCGGCAAGGCGGAGCGCCTGGCCGGACGGATCCGTGCGGATATTTCGGCCCTTGAGCCGCAGCGGATCAGCGAAGTTTCGAAGCTCGCCCTCGGCGATCCGCGCGTGATCCCGCTCTGGTATGGCGAGTCGGACGTGACCACGCCCGAATTCATCCGCGAGGCCGCCAAGGCGGCGATCGATCGGGGTGAGACCTTCTACACTCACAAGCGGGGGATACCGGACCTGCGCCAGGCCCTCGCCGATTACATGTCGGGCCTATACGGCCGCAAAATCGACATGGATCGCGTGACGATCACGGCCGCGGGAATGAACGCGATCATGGTGCTCATGGAGCTCGTGGTCGAGAAGGGCGACAACGTGGTGACCGTTTCGCCCGCTTGGCCGAACGGGAGTGCGACCGTTCACATCATGGGTGCGGAGCTGCGCCAAGTCGTACTCGACCAGGAGCAAGGTCGCTGGAAGCTCGACCTCAACAAGCTCCTCGACGCCGCCGACCAGGACACGCGCATGTTCTTCATCAACTCGCCCAACAACCCCACGGGCTGGATGATGACGCGCGAGGAACAAAAGGCGCTGCTCGATTTCTGCCGCGAGCGGAACATCTGGATCCTGGCGGACGAGGTTTACCATCGGCTTGTCTACAACTCGAATACGGCCCCGTCTTTCCTTGAAATCGCCGAACCCGGCGATCCGGTGTTCATCGCCAATACCTTCTCGAAGGCATGGGCGATGACCGGCTGGCGCATGGGCTGGATCACGGCACCCGCCCCACTCGGCGACATCATCGGCGAGCTGGTCGGCTACAACACGAGCGGCGTGCCGACCTTTCTTCAACCGGCAGCCGCCACGGCCCTCCGGAAGGGCGAGCCGTTCGTCAAGGAAATGGTGGCGCGCTGCCGTGCCGGCCGGGATATCGTCGCCGATCATCTTGCCGAAATTCCCCGTGTTCGCTTCATTCCGCCCGATGCCGCCTTTTATGCCTTCTTCGAGGTCGCGGACATGTCCGACAGCCTGGCGATGGCGCAACGCCTCGTGCGGGAGGCCGGCGTCGGCCTCGCACCGGGCTCCGCCTTCGGTGCCGGCGGGGAGGGCCATCTTCGGCTTTGCTTCGCCCAAGCACCTTCCCTTCTCGAGGAAGCCATGGCGCGGATCAAGAAAGTGCTCCGCTAG